In Monodelphis domestica isolate mMonDom1 chromosome 3, mMonDom1.pri, whole genome shotgun sequence, the following proteins share a genomic window:
- the LOC130457966 gene encoding E3 ubiquitin-protein ligase RBBP6-like, with translation MSGVHYKFSSQLNYGTVIFEGPHISVCDLKKQIMKKEKLKAPNCELHISNADTKEEYTDDNAPIHRNFSVIVRRVPAGGIVATSRTHVLDLTKRVSRTSKANLSHDLRRQFDMPSGVPREAKKETQRKTDSSASASVAQLIKFANLTEADASEEDKVQAMMIQSVHEYDPIHYTKTPPGPPPPSYTCFRCGKPGHYIKNCPTKGDKDFDPVPRMKKSTGIPRSFMMEVKDPNMKGAMLTDTGKYVIPTIDAEAYARGKKEKPPFLPAEESSSSEVEDPIPDELLCLICKAIMTDAAVIPCCGNSYCDECIRTALLESDGHTCPTCHQNDVSPDALVANKCLRRAIENFQNKTGYTKGLQKQICPPPPPRPPIQRNLLPLTRPPLSRQQDPLKIPVTSASTHAATASGSSSMSPNKSSAAPIKKPSTPAPVADGTATVSISVQAEKPDGPSRDPDDKLRPAAALVSDHPQASSSTAISALREEKGSRGPLLGTPSGIGQSLLHGQLMPTTGPARINAALVAPAPAAAAAAAAPAAAAAAPAPAAAAAAAGRPVWEPSINGGQHLGEHSQRTHGPSLPGTPVPPPPLYPPPPHTLPLPPGVPPPQFPPQFPPGPPPPAGYRVPPPGFPPAPTTLSAPWVSTAVQTAPPNTIRTIQALPLSREEFYRVQRRLREEEKRKSKRDFAKKFTDYEKIPKERRRAFSRSKSPHSGSSRSRSSYTYSKSRCGSSRCPSHSRSFSPSHCPYPRRGRGKSRDRRSRSRSHGYHRARSRSPPRRRYHSRPRSPPVFRGQSPNKRNIPQGQTGHRSPNRGGNYPEKLSARHGHTMKDIATSKEKDRENPPGDGKGSKQDKHGKRRQGEENEGFPNTELLQRSKKRRKC, from the coding sequence ATGTCCGGTGTGCATTATAAATTTTCCTCCCAACTCAACTATGGGACCGTTATCTTTGAAGGACCCCACATCTCCGTGTGTGATTTGAAGAAGCAAAtcatgaagaaagagaaactcaAGGCTCCTAACTGCGAGCTACACATCAGCAATGCAGACACAAAAGAAGAGTACACGGATGACAATGCCCCGATTCACAGGAATTTCTCCGTTATCGTAAGAAGAGTTCCTGCTGGAGGTATTGTAGCTACGAGCAGGACACATGTTTTAGATCTAACTAAACGAGTGAGTAGAACCTCAAAAGCAAACCTATCTCATGACCTGAGAAGACAGTTTGATATGCCTAGTGGCGTTCCACGGGAGGCGAAAAAGGAAACTCAAAGGAAGACTGACTCTTCTGCATCCGCTTCTGTGGCCCAGTTGATCAAGTTTGCAAATCTGACTGAAGCCGATGCTTCTGAAGAAGACAAAGTTCAAGCGATGATGATCCAGTCCGTCCACGAATACGATCCGATCCATTACACGAAGACACCTCCGGGGCCACCTCCACCATCTTATACCTGTTTCCGGTGTGGGAAACCTGGCCATTACATAAAGAATTGCCCAACCAAAGGGGATAAAGACTTTGATCCGGTTCCCAGAATGAAAAAGAGCACTGGAATTCCTAGAAGTTTTATGATGGAGGTGAAAGATCCGAACATGAAAGGTGCCATGCTTACCGATACTGGAAAATATGTCATCCCAACCATAGATGCAGAGGCATATGccagggggaagaaagaaaaaccaccTTTCCTACCAGCGGAAGAGTCGTCTTCGTCAGAAGTGGAGGACCCTATCCCAGATGAATTGCTATGTCTAATCTGCAAAGCCATAATGACTGATGCCGCTGTCATACCTTGCTGTGGAAACAGTTATTGTGACGAATGTATAAGAACAGCTTTGCTAGAATCGGATGGCCATACATGCCCAACTTGTCATCAGAATGATGTGTCTCCTGATGCTTTAGTTGCCAACAAATGTTTGCGCCGGGCTATTGAGAACTTCCAAAACAAAACCGGTTATACCAAAGGGCTTCAAAAGCAAATatgcccacccccacctccaaggCCACCGATTCAGCGGAACCTACTGCCACTGACCAGACCTCCACTTTCAAGACAGCAGGACCCTTTGAAGATCCCAGTGACATCTGCATCTACTCATGCTGCTACTGCTTCTGGATCATCATCCATGAGTCCTAATAAATCCTCTGCTGCACCTATAAAGAAACCTTCTACTCCGGCACCAGTTGCCGATGGAACTGCCACAGTGTCCATATCTGTCCAAGCAGAAAAACCAGATGGGCCTTCCCGTGATCCTGATGACAAACTGAGACCTGCTGCAGCTTTGGTATCAGATCATCCTCAAGCTTCTTCATCAACAGCAATTAGTGCACTAAGGGAAGAAAAGGGCTCTCGGGGACCTCTGCTTGGAACGCCTTCTGGGATCGGGCAGTCCCTTTTGCATGGACAGTTGATGCCTACAACGGGTCCAGCAAGAATAAATGCTGCTCTtgttgctcctgctcctgctgctgctgctgctgctgctgctcctgctgctgctgctgctgctcctgctcctgctgctgctgctgctgctgctggtagACCTGTTTGGGAACCAAGCATCAATGGAGGGCAACACCTTGGTGAACATTCCCAGAGGACTCATGGCCCATCACTACCAGGAACACCTGTCCCACCGCCTCCTTTGTATCCACCACCGccccacacacttcctctccctccaGGTGTTCCAccacctcagttccctcctcaATTTCCACCCGGGCCACCACCACCTGCTGGCTACAGAGTCCCTCCTCCAGGTTTCCCTCCAGCCCCTACAACTTTATCAGCACCTTGGGTATCCACAGCAGTACAAACCGCTCCTCCGAATACCATCCGGACAATACAAGCTCTCCCCTTATCCAGGGAAGAGTTCTACAGAGTGCAAAGAAGactaagagaggaggagaagagaaagtccAAACGAGATTTTGCTAAGAAATTCACGGACTACGAAAAGATTCCAAAGGAGCGTCGACGCGCCTTTTCAAGATCTAAATCGCCACATAGTGGCTCCTCTCGCTCAAGAAGTTCATATACCTATTCTAAATCGAGATGTGGTTCCTCACGTTGCCCTTCCCATTCTCGATCCTTTAGTCCTTCACACTGTCCATACCCCAGAAGAGGCAGAGGCAAAAGTCGAGATCGGCGTTCAAGATCCAGGTCTCATGGTTATCACCGCGCCAGATCGAGGTCGCCCCCACGTAGGCGATATCATTCACGACCAAGATCCCCTCCAGTgtttagggggcagtctcctaaCAAACGGAATATACCTCAAGGACAAACAGGTCACCGCAGTCCCAACAGAGGTGGCAATTACCCGGAAAAGCTCTCAGCGAGACATGGTCACACCATGAAGGACATTGCCACGTCAAAAGAGAAGGACCGTGAAAATCCACCAGGAGATGGAAAGGGAAGCAAACAGGACAAACACGGGAAGAGGAGACAGGGGGAGGAAAATGAAGGCTTTCCTAA